Genomic DNA from Drosophila willistoni isolate 14030-0811.24 unplaced genomic scaffold, UCI_dwil_1.1 Seg185, whole genome shotgun sequence:
GTTCCACCGGCTCCTTTTTGGAATTAAACTCCTCATCCTCGATGGACAACTCCTCTACTCCCAAGAGATCAGGTGCGAGCTCGAATTTGCGGCAGAAATCTATGCCTTTGACGCAGTGACGGGCACAGGTACAGCGTCATTTCTTGTATTCTACCTCGATACGTAATATGCACATCCACCTTTCCCGTTATAGCATGATTCACTCCTCCTGCCGTTTGAACTTTCGAGTAagatgtttttcttttaattccaGTTTATTCACCAGCTCTTCACATCCGTCGCCCAGGAAACTCACTGAAGCTCCCGTGTCTAGCAGACCTTCTACGTGAAACTATTGCATCTTTACCGTAGCGAATGCCTGATTCTCCTTTTGCCTTGACACTGCTTCAATTTTTGGATGTTTTCACTCGTTCTTCCGCGGCATTGAGCGCAACTCCTCCTTTGTTTTGCTCCGCATCGCGTTTCCCGCCTGGCATTTGGGGCATTTGGGTAACACTACTCCTGGTAGTACGCATTTGTAGCAGAATATCTTGCGAACTACACTCTTGCACTCCCAAAATGTATGGCCCTTCTCCGCACAGTTCCAACAGGCGAGTTCTGGCCGATCCTTGCTGCCTTCGCGTGGCTTATACACCGCTTCAACAAACTCCACTTCATGACCTTCGGGTTCGGCCAAAACCGCTTCATGTAGTTGATGCCGATCCCTCTGCTCCGCTCCTCCCGCTACACGAGACCATCTAGTTGCTAAGAGTCTCTCCGCCTCATGACATTCCTCTCGCAACTTCTCCAGGTTTGTTATCCATATTggataaataatttttgatataCTGTCTTTGATATTAACCTTAATTACTCTGATCAGGTCATGGTCCGAGGAGTTGCTTTCTAAGCGTGATCGGAGGCTAAACATCGCTTGGAGGTATTCATCCACGCTTTCTCCTGTCCTTTGTCGCCTCTCTGTCAACTCACGTTCCCGCTCAAAGTTTGATCGTTGCGTCTGGAATCTCTGCTGCAGTGCGTGCTTCATATTTGGCCAATCTGCTGGTCCTGCCGAGCGTACGTTCATCCAGTACCAGTCCTTGGCCTGCCCTTCTACCAAGCAGTGGAAATCTTGCAGTACTTCGCCCCAACTTACTTGGTACACCGTCTGTAAGTGCTCCAGAcgaaatataaattcatttaCTGGCATTCCTTTTGATCCTCCATCAAAAACCAGACCCCATCTTCTCGGATGTACCATTTCGGGACGCTGTTCCGTTGTTATTGGCACTCAAGATTGTTGCCTCGTATCTTCAGGCCAATGCCAGGAAGATTGTTGTGGTGGAGGACTTTCCAGATTCTCACGTTGCTGTCGCTCCAATACTCGTTGGTCTATGGCTTCTGTAGGATGGATTGAATCTCCTTGGACATTGGTGGATCTCATCGTGGTGGATTGCTGAGCCGCTCCTTGAACCGCCTCCCGAATCTGCTTCATAAAATCTAGCATCTCCTGGCGAATTTGTGATTGTAATCGAGAGTTCTCTGCTGACATTGTCGCTCGGTACGTCTCTTCCGCCTGTGCTACAGCTAGATTTATAGCCGATGTGATTTCCGTCGGTAGGGCTGGCCGTGGGTTTTCCGGTCCCATATATGATCCACCTTCTGGTGCCTGGTGAATCATTCTTGTTCCCATATTATGTTTTGGGATTGCCCCGCTGCCCCTACGGCACCCATCCTCTTCGTTGATCTTTCGGTCTGTTGACATGTTGAAGTCTGTCGGCGGTGAAACGTTTGAAATTCGTGAGTCTGCACGGTTTTCTGATTGGGATCGAGTTATTGGCGGACCCATTACCTCTGTTCCTCTATTCTTTAAGTATTCCGAGCTTCTTCtaaattttctgatttttgATATCCTATCTCTTTCTTCTACTGACATTCCTTTATATTTATTCTATGCTTTGattgtttctattttttctttttctttttatttattctttgttAATGGAGGTGAGATGATTCCAGAACTTTAATCCCTGAACTTGATCctatttgtttgattttaatttcctGTGTACTCATCATTCCGTACTATTGACCTTTACCATTTCAATAAATCATTTCAGGTCGGACATCTATGTGATCTCTTCTTTGAAATCTCCACGGTTCACGGCTGAATTGCTTCTATGCTGATTCTGGTCTTAGATAAGTATCTGGTCTTATATCGTGCtactttaatattaaaaaggatctgtttctcttctttcttttcaGAACTAGACTAAGCTATGCCTTCTTAATGCTAGCAGTACTTGGgacatttaatttgttataCTCTTCCGTTTGTTTCTTTgtctaaatttttatttttttaattgggcGCCATTGGTTATGATCCgattatttttcttctgcaATCCATCATCGATCACCGGCTAACTCGCATGGCTCAGGAATGGATTCGACCTCGATGGATGGATTAATCgggtaacaaaaaattatacaaaaaacattacACTCGGACGGGAAGATGGACTATGGAATTAACAATTAGCTGGTATATTAACTAGGAactacccaccctaccttgggcCCCGTACTCCCTGGCAGCCCCCATGTTCTGTGGACTAGCCCGTCGTCATCTCACCCCCACATAGACAAGACTCTACTCAgacatttctccttttttcattacacatatattatattaaacaatttcactttttttttacaatattgaCTGAGCCTAACCAGGGTACCACTGGGtcgtatacaaatataaatgaaataaattatataaataaacaaaatacaattacTTATTCTAACAGCCTAATGTTGAGGttaaatggagaaaaaaaacctggAGCACCCGGACCTGGGTGGCCGATTGGATCTCGTCGAATTGGCTGTCCGAAGGCTCCTGTGTGTGTCCGTCCTGCGTCTCGCATGCAATTCTTGGTCTTCAAGGATGGGTGGGATGCTCCTTCTAGGCACACgcacttttcagttttttttcttcttgcacaACTTAACAACTCCACGTGCCTTCTAGAACTTaactcctctttttttttcttcgtcctcttcctctttttttccaaaaaagacTCAACTCCTCCACTCTCTTAGATtcctaaaaattcaaattttggttCTCTTGGTTTTTTCGCGCCAAATTCCCAGCTAATTTTCTAGCTAACGAGCCAGCCCCATCGATAACAGCTGTATTGttgtttatcaattatttggcccataacaaattatataaaataaatccacAAACAAATACGAAGAAAAGACCTTCGTCAATGTCGTTGTTTTGATACTCTTTCCACATGGGCCAAAACTAAGAAGTATCCGGAGGGTATCACAAAATTGGTCGGATGAAGGAGAggagaaagcattttgaaatgtattctCTAGTAAGATTGTCAAGCTGCCATGTCCGCAgaaaagcaatagctaattcgatgaaatccggtcctaaataatataagctcctcgggacgcccaatcgaactaccaaacaaccaaatttccccattgtaaagagcaaaagatataaaattgcattaacaatccagatgtttacttattttcaaatacaaatatgggttgaaaaaagtcattacagaaattttaaaaaatttgtagaatcgttgtcatttatcttggtgtgtccttttcgtatggccagctctcggggatgtttattaacgattttcttgaacttttccagttgatcgaccttagttgcggccttaagccattcttttttatttcttattttttgtacttctttaccatctgacttcaggcttttgaccgccattttttttacgatatcggccacacgatgtttttcttgatacttcttggtttgggagtaggacttctagtgagtgggcgtacctcacgggaaacgtggccaaaaggggcaatcactgctactttcgtattaggcgaaaataccgccttctccgttttggttctaggtttaactttatccgctttaaaacctttgaattttggacgagcattaaatttagcacattttggtgcatccttccactttggcttgggcttcataatttgtctgcgccaatctgtagccattttttgggaaccttcagtttttgggcaaattttttaaacttgccgtttttgttaaagttaagCCAAaagggattgggcatttttatttgaaatttatttttactttaaatttgttttaattattagaactatactctcgagcacgattttctagaatgtgaaatatggaagtaggaaacgaggcaggtaaactaggcaaatggacatggcctacttttcactttttatttttcactctcccgcctactgcctttgtcggtaaagaactgattttagtctataatctagttgtatttacagtggaatattgagttaatggcttttaagtggctccacaatacccgcaagaccagatttattcgattgatgaggataaagcacgttcttaaaaaaaacgtattaaacactttttatattgttaccataacaacttaggaaagcttttggggttacttcctaattattacatatttgggtctattcaagataaacctttccaccatttacttggatattcgtgcatctacttcttattcaaactatcaagtaaaaaatatgacttaaacttaatcaattatacatatcgatttctgtcactgctcaaatgtaaaaatgtacatcagtctgctagctagaaaaattggccatgtccgcctgtttttagctctctgaaagcaatagctaattggatgaattccggtccaaaataagatgagcacctcgggacgcccaatcgaactaccaagcaaccaaatttccccattgtaaagagcaaaagatataaaattgcattaacaatccacatgtttacttatttttaaatacaaatatggttcgaaaaaagtaattatagaaatttaaaaaaatttatagaatcgttgtcaattctaatgcaaaaaaattcaatatatacgtaagccttattttcttttatttgctttgtcctcatctttcttcaccttaaccaaaactttttggtcatttccagtaatatttatcttggtgtgtccttttcgtatggccagctctcggggatgtttattaacgattttcttgaacttttccagttgatcgaccttagttgcggccttaagccattcttttttatttcttattttttgtacttctttaccatctgacttcaggcttttgaccgccatttttttcacgttatcggccacacgatgttttttcttgatacaccttggtttgggagtaggacttctagtgagtgggcgtacctcacgggaaacgtggccaaaaggggcaatcactgctactttcgtattaggcgaaaataccgtcttctccgttttggttctaggtttaactttatccgctttaaaacctttgaattttagacgagcattaaatttagcacattttggtgcatccttccactttggcttgggcttcataatttgtctgcgccaatctgtagccatttttttgggaaccttcagtttttgggcaaattgtttaaacttgccgtttttgttaaagttaggccaatagggattgggcatttttatttgaaatttatttttactttaaatttgttttaattattagaactatactctcgagcacgattttctagaatgtgaaatatggaagtaggaaatgaggcaggtaaactaggcaaatggatatggc
This window encodes:
- the LOC124461033 gene encoding uncharacterized protein LOC124461033 isoform X1, giving the protein MWYVRVRLKLLTDFCQDLLLRLVEDMWFHRLLFGIKLLILDGQLLYSQEIRCELEFAAEIYAFDAVTGTVYSPALHIRRPGNSLKLPCLADLLRETIASLP
- the LOC124461033 gene encoding uncharacterized protein LOC124461033 isoform X2, coding for MWYVRVRLKLLTDFCQDLLLRLVEDMWFHRLLFGIKLLILDGQLLYSQEIRCELEFAAEIYAFDAVTGTA